One Nitrospirota bacterium genomic window carries:
- a CDS encoding response regulator, producing the protein MLYASSFWGYLVFHTLAELFCVIIAFCIFILSWNTRRYMQNNYLFFIGISYLFIGSLDILHTLTYEGMNLIHTHSTGETIEIWISTRYIESISLLIAPLLLYKKRLSAFYIFSAYVIVTMLVFATIFIWNNFPECYTERTGLTTFKKCSEYLICCILAVSLLLLFRRRSFFDKDVLRLSAASISFAILTELCFTTYIGLYDSINMAGHFFKVFSYYFIYRAIVVTGINKPFDLLFRTLKISEDSLQKINTELEQRVENRTMLLLEEIHQRKNIESNLARLNRVYAVVSETTHLIVHVSNKGELLDKICKVGVEQGSFMFVAIIRYNEYNNTLEPLTFNGHSERYPDSVTLVSKCDDKNPDPVQRTIQTGTFYICNDISSNEPCAKRKEEALRQGYQSYAVFPLKVFEKNEEAIMFYSGEPDFFSEEEIHLLDELSGDVSYALENMEKEKIKNQIEQQNKTLEEQLVRSQKMEVIGQLSGGIAHDFNNILFSITNYIYLMLKNMDEVHPLRKYAEGIRLASEKASNLTRSLLDFSRKQVTQPRVVNLNDVISHVEPILRRLIPEETELRVELTDDNPSIMADPSQFEQVLLNLVANARDSMPEGGFLIIKTVLVQLDRPYIGKSRRDVKGPYALLVVTDTGCGMDAEVMSRIYEPFYTTKEIGKGTGLGLSTVYGIVKQHNGLINVYSEPELGTSFKVYFPLANIRAERLKVVEKVEVRGGDETILVVEDDPEVRKIVVELLHDAGYKTIETEDGKEAVETYKTHSGEIHMVILDVIMPKMNGEQAYDEMKAVKPSVKALFMSGYTFDVLSGREFTTENFDFISKPLLAEEFLSKVREILDK; encoded by the coding sequence GTGCTGTATGCAAGCTCTTTTTGGGGATATTTGGTTTTTCATACCCTTGCTGAGCTGTTTTGTGTGATTATAGCATTTTGTATTTTTATTCTTTCCTGGAACACACGCCGGTATATGCAAAATAACTATCTTTTCTTTATTGGCATTTCATACCTTTTTATCGGCAGTCTTGATATATTGCACACACTTACCTATGAGGGTATGAATTTAATACACACTCACAGTACGGGAGAGACAATCGAAATATGGATTTCTACGAGATACATTGAGAGTATTTCCCTGCTTATTGCCCCACTACTCTTATACAAGAAAAGACTCAGCGCTTTTTATATATTTAGTGCTTATGTGATTGTGACCATGCTGGTGTTTGCCACAATTTTCATATGGAATAATTTTCCAGAATGTTATACAGAAAGAACCGGGCTTACCACATTTAAAAAATGCAGTGAATACCTCATTTGCTGCATTTTAGCAGTTTCATTGCTGCTACTGTTTAGGAGAAGGAGTTTTTTCGATAAAGATGTTTTAAGGCTATCTGCCGCCTCCATATCTTTTGCAATACTGACAGAGCTATGCTTTACAACTTACATTGGTTTATATGACTCGATTAACATGGCAGGCCATTTTTTTAAGGTGTTCTCCTACTATTTCATTTATAGAGCGATAGTTGTGACGGGCATTAATAAACCATTTGACCTGTTGTTCAGAACTCTGAAAATAAGCGAGGATTCCCTTCAAAAAATTAATACCGAACTCGAACAGAGGGTTGAAAACCGTACTATGTTGCTTTTGGAGGAGATTCATCAGCGGAAAAATATAGAGAGTAACCTTGCCCGTTTAAACCGTGTGTATGCCGTTGTAAGTGAGACAACTCATCTGATTGTGCACGTTTCCAATAAAGGAGAGCTACTGGATAAAATATGCAAGGTGGGTGTTGAACAGGGATCTTTCATGTTTGTAGCAATAATCAGATACAACGAGTATAACAATACTCTTGAACCTCTGACTTTTAACGGACATTCAGAGAGATATCCGGACTCAGTGACCCTCGTTTCAAAGTGTGATGACAAGAACCCTGATCCGGTTCAAAGAACCATTCAGACTGGTACCTTCTACATATGCAATGACATCAGTTCTAACGAACCCTGCGCTAAGAGGAAAGAAGAGGCGCTAAGGCAAGGGTATCAGTCTTATGCTGTGTTTCCCTTAAAAGTGTTTGAAAAAAACGAAGAAGCCATTATGTTTTACTCCGGGGAGCCGGATTTTTTTAGTGAAGAGGAAATCCATCTGCTTGATGAGTTATCCGGAGATGTTTCGTATGCTCTTGAAAATATGGAAAAGGAAAAGATAAAAAACCAGATAGAGCAGCAGAACAAAACGCTTGAAGAACAGCTTGTCCGTTCTCAGAAAATGGAGGTCATAGGGCAGCTTTCCGGTGGGATTGCCCATGATTTCAATAACATCTTATTTTCAATAACAAATTACATTTATCTCATGCTTAAGAACATGGATGAGGTACATCCACTAAGAAAATATGCCGAGGGCATACGGTTAGCCTCGGAAAAGGCATCTAATCTTACAAGGTCCCTTCTTGATTTCAGCAGAAAACAGGTAACTCAACCCAGAGTAGTTAATTTAAACGATGTTATATCGCACGTGGAGCCGATACTGAGGCGTCTGATTCCTGAGGAAACAGAGCTCAGAGTGGAACTAACAGATGATAACCCCAGCATAATGGCAGACCCCTCTCAATTTGAGCAGGTGCTTTTAAACCTTGTGGCCAATGCACGGGATTCCATGCCTGAGGGAGGATTTCTAATTATAAAAACTGTGCTTGTTCAGCTTGACAGGCCGTACATTGGTAAAAGTCGCCGTGATGTCAAAGGCCCGTATGCTCTTTTAGTTGTGACAGATACCGGCTGCGGAATGGATGCGGAGGTTATGAGCAGGATTTATGAGCCCTTCTATACGACTAAAGAGATTGGCAAAGGGACAGGTTTGGGACTTTCCACAGTGTATGGAATAGTGAAACAGCATAATGGCCTGATTAACGTCTATAGTGAGCCAGAATTAGGTACATCTTTTAAGGTGTATTTTCCGTTAGCAAATATCAGAGCTGAGCGGTTGAAGGTAGTGGAAAAGGTAGAGGTAAGGGGCGGCGATGAGACAATCCTGGTAGTTGAGGATGACCCTGAGGTTAGAAAGATTGTGGTAGAGCTGCTGCACGATGCCGGCTATAAAACTATAGAGACAGAAGACGGAAAGGAGGCTGTGGAAACTTATAAAACACACAGCGGAGAGATTCATATGGTAATACTGGACGTTATAATGCCAAAGATGAACGGAGAACAAGCCTACGATGAGATGAAAGCTGTAAAACCGAGTGTAAAAGCATTGTTTATGAGCGGCTACACCTTTGATGTTTTGTCAGGCAGGGAGTTCACAACAGAGAATTTTGACTTTATATCAAAACCGTTATTGGCAGAGGAGTTCTTGTCAAAAGTCAGGGAGATTCTTGATAAGTAG
- a CDS encoding HAMP domain-containing histidine kinase, whose protein sequence is MKQLHTGTKILIVFMLTSVVWFAILNFVSVTYFRKTLEELLLDKLSVTIRQYKQNTSCGLPEYIVATHKTLTEERSLTLLAEENVNGNLMYFYVKRAYFEDKIRDFAIIVLGIESSLFLSLILITYLIIARFVRDIEHSGRFLNLLLLSFNHKIGNFLSILKINIEILKENPCEKGAVQRLSSTTEKIEGDLKRTFKMLREKGKTVKEDVNLMDCILEATEFFALSDTNTVFHLNVKPLVISANSNDIGDILYNLIDNAVKYSNGFVNIRVSSDARFVYVFIRNELAVNSLRGTGLGIEITNNILKRCNGKLVFRQKGQHYLTYVRLSLLIKNLPDF, encoded by the coding sequence ATGAAGCAACTTCACACCGGTACCAAGATTCTGATTGTATTTATGCTTACCAGTGTGGTTTGGTTTGCTATTTTGAATTTTGTAAGCGTAACGTATTTCAGAAAAACTCTGGAGGAACTCTTATTAGACAAACTCTCTGTAACAATACGCCAGTACAAGCAAAATACATCTTGCGGACTGCCGGAGTATATCGTGGCAACCCATAAAACACTTACTGAGGAGAGGTCTTTGACATTGTTGGCCGAGGAAAACGTAAACGGAAACCTGATGTACTTTTACGTCAAAAGAGCATACTTTGAGGATAAAATAAGGGATTTTGCCATTATAGTTCTGGGGATAGAGTCCTCGCTGTTTCTTTCCCTGATTCTTATCACGTATTTGATTATTGCCAGATTTGTACGGGACATTGAACACAGCGGGAGGTTTCTTAACCTGCTCCTTCTTTCTTTTAACCACAAGATAGGGAATTTTCTCTCAATTCTGAAAATAAATATTGAGATTCTAAAGGAAAATCCCTGCGAAAAAGGAGCTGTTCAAAGGCTCTCTTCAACTACCGAAAAAATAGAGGGTGATTTAAAACGCACCTTTAAAATGCTCAGAGAAAAGGGGAAAACTGTAAAGGAGGATGTCAATCTGATGGACTGTATCTTAGAAGCAACAGAGTTCTTTGCACTCTCTGACACCAACACCGTCTTTCATTTAAATGTTAAACCGCTTGTTATATCGGCAAATTCCAACGACATCGGAGACATCCTGTATAATCTCATTGACAATGCAGTTAAATACTCAAACGGCTTTGTTAATATAAGAGTGTCGTCAGATGCCCGCTTTGTTTACGTGTTTATCAGAAATGAGCTTGCAGTTAATTCACTAAGGGGGACAGGCCTTGGCATTGAAATAACAAACAACATTCTAAAGCGCTGCAACGGCAAATTAGTATTCCGGCAAAAGGGACAACACTATCTCACTTATGTACGCCTGTCCCTACTTATCAAGAATCTCCCTGACTTTTGA
- a CDS encoding N-acyl homoserine lactonase family protein, producing MAQYKIHPIVMGSKLFDKTMMTYQFGYGQMYNIPIYCWLIEGEGVRIVVDTGEAAPGRSEARQKAIGARIYTFEEGLAKWNLSPSDINIILHTHLHNDHCENDDKCVNADIYVHEKELVRVHEPHPLDFRYMEDYIVEVEESGQIKPLTKDTEILPGITMIHTPAHTEGGMSVMVETPVGKAVITGFCCIMENFNPPPAIRGMDMEVIPPGTHVNVYDSYDILLKVKAMADILLPLHEPEFAVIDTI from the coding sequence AAAGTTGTTTGATAAAACCATGATGACCTATCAGTTCGGCTATGGACAAATGTATAACATCCCAATATACTGCTGGCTGATAGAGGGCGAGGGTGTGAGAATTGTCGTTGATACTGGTGAGGCTGCTCCCGGGCGTTCCGAAGCACGCCAGAAAGCTATTGGCGCCAGGATTTATACTTTTGAAGAGGGGCTTGCAAAATGGAACCTCTCCCCCTCCGATATAAACATTATCCTGCATACACACTTACATAACGACCACTGCGAAAACGATGATAAATGTGTAAACGCTGACATCTACGTCCACGAAAAAGAGCTTGTGAGAGTCCATGAACCCCACCCTCTCGATTTCCGCTACATGGAGGATTATATTGTTGAGGTGGAGGAAAGCGGGCAGATTAAACCGCTTACCAAAGACACTGAAATACTGCCAGGTATTACCATGATTCACACTCCGGCCCACACCGAGGGCGGTATGAGCGTTATGGTTGAAACCCCGGTAGGTAAGGCCGTTATCACGGGGTTTTGCTGTATAATGGAAAATTTCAACCCACCCCCTGCTATAAGAGGAATGGACATGGAGGTTATTCCGCCGGGAACCCACGTTAATGTCTATGACTCCTACGACATATTGCTTAAGGTTAAAGCTATGGCTGATATTCTTTTACCCCTTCATGAGCCTGAATTTGCTGTCATTGACACTATTTAG